In Streptomyces sp. SLBN-118, the following are encoded in one genomic region:
- a CDS encoding pyridoxamine 5'-phosphate oxidase family protein, whose translation MSQNDGFRALDRQECLRLLTKVPVGRVVYTRQALPAVLPINFSLDTDTSVLLCTSPGSDLVRAIGGVVVAFEADEFDAATRSGWSVVVTGRATVVTDPAEHERLSQSGPSSWMPLQEAVFVRIESEMVTGRELTGARGTQ comes from the coding sequence ATGTCCCAGAACGACGGCTTTCGCGCACTCGACCGGCAGGAGTGCCTGCGCTTGCTGACCAAGGTGCCTGTCGGCCGCGTGGTGTACACCCGGCAGGCACTGCCCGCGGTCCTGCCCATCAACTTCTCCCTGGACACGGACACTTCCGTCCTGCTCTGCACCTCGCCGGGCTCGGACCTCGTACGCGCCATCGGCGGCGTCGTGGTCGCCTTCGAGGCGGACGAATTCGACGCGGCGACCCGGTCCGGCTGGAGCGTGGTCGTCACCGGACGGGCCACCGTGGTGACCGACCCCGCCGAGCACGAACGCCTGTCGCAGAGCGGCCCCAGCTCCTGGATGCCCTTGCAGGAAGCGGTGTTCGTACGGATCGAGTCCGAGATGGTCACCGGACGCGAGCTCACGGGAGCGCGCGGCACGCAGTGA
- a CDS encoding Acg family FMN-binding oxidoreductase — protein MKEPRYRPGIDATVVQALLAAAVAAPSIHNTQPWRFRLDPDSRSIEVRVDQERALPKADPERRAQYLSVGAAVFNLRLAAAHLGWNPVVRLLPATDDPDLLATVQLTVEPEADGQPSLDGLYEAIERRHTSRMPFTGRPVPEPIVTEMIGSARIEGAHLDVPDIVGTRRLLRLTEAAEARNAGHPGRMAETRTWVTAPGADTSYGIPMTALGPGDASGRMPVRDFTGELSAPRLPALRFERHAQVALLSTARDRRQDWLGAGQALQRVLLTATRRGVRTSMLHQAMEWPDLRAAMAGTRQRSCPQLLIRFGYGPDGGRTPRASAYPVPGSVAGPEP, from the coding sequence ATGAAGGAGCCGAGATACAGACCCGGGATCGACGCCACAGTCGTTCAGGCCCTGCTGGCCGCGGCGGTGGCGGCACCGTCGATCCACAACACCCAACCCTGGCGGTTCCGTCTGGATCCGGACAGCCGGTCGATCGAGGTCCGTGTCGACCAGGAACGAGCATTGCCCAAGGCCGACCCGGAGCGGCGGGCCCAGTACCTGTCGGTGGGTGCGGCCGTCTTCAACCTCCGCTTGGCCGCTGCGCATCTGGGGTGGAACCCCGTCGTGCGGCTGCTCCCCGCCACGGACGATCCCGATCTGCTGGCCACGGTACAACTGACGGTCGAGCCTGAGGCCGACGGGCAGCCGTCCCTGGACGGTCTGTATGAGGCCATCGAGCGGCGCCACACGAGTCGGATGCCCTTCACCGGCCGACCGGTGCCGGAGCCGATCGTGACGGAGATGATCGGCTCGGCCCGGATCGAGGGTGCGCACCTGGACGTCCCCGACATCGTGGGGACCCGGCGCCTGTTGCGCCTGACCGAGGCGGCCGAGGCCCGCAACGCGGGCCACCCGGGCCGCATGGCCGAGACACGCACCTGGGTCACCGCCCCGGGGGCGGACACCTCCTACGGCATTCCCATGACAGCCCTGGGCCCCGGGGACGCGTCCGGGCGGATGCCGGTGCGGGACTTCACCGGAGAGCTCTCGGCGCCACGCCTGCCTGCCCTGCGTTTCGAACGCCACGCCCAGGTGGCCTTGCTGTCGACCGCGCGTGACCGGCGGCAGGACTGGTTGGGGGCGGGTCAGGCCCTTCAGCGCGTGCTGCTCACGGCGACCCGGCGCGGGGTGCGCACCTCGATGCTGCACCAGGCGATGGAGTGGCCGGACCTGCGTGCGGCGATGGCCGGAACGAGGCAGCGGAGCTGCCCGCAGCTGCTGATCCGCTTCGGGTACGGCCCGGACGGCGGCAGAACCCCCCGCGCGTCTGCATACCCTGTGCCTGGTTCCGTCGCGGGGCCGGAGCCGTAG
- a CDS encoding nitrate reductase subunit alpha — protein sequence MENDQKAWRKASSAGEGWPLAARRLLTRSEVSADGRAVFGEADGTWEGFYRDRWSHDKVVRSTHGVNCTGSCSWMVYVKDGIITWEHQATDYPSIGADCPEYEPRGCPRGASFSWYTYSPSRVRYPYVRGALLKLWREARKRLGDPVAAWAEINSDPAKARAYKRARGKGGLVRADWDEVSELIAAAQVHTIKAYGPDRVAGFSPIPAMSMASFAAGARFMSLIGGTLLSFYDWYADLPIASPQVFGDQTDVPEAADWWNARYLIMWGSNIPVTRTPDAHFLTETRYNGTKVVAVSPDYADNVKHADEWLAPHPGTDGALAMAMGHVILREFLVDREVPYFQGYLRKFTDAPFLVTLREHERGLVPDGFLTADDLGQDEEHAESKTVVLDGVTGEPVVPNGSLGFRWAKEEQGRWNLGLGDVVPELSLLESAEDTATVALPRFDEGTTEGGSVMLRGVPVRRIGGRLVTTVFDLMLAQYGVKRPGLPGSWPSSYEDASEPYTPAWQETITSVPAEQAARIAREFARSAERTNGRSMIAMGAGTNHWFHSDTIYRAFLALTTLTGCQGVNGGGWAHYVGQEKVRPVTGQQHLSFAFDWQRPTRHMAGTSYWYLNTDQWRYEAFGPDELASPLGEGRFKGKGFADCLAQAVRLGWTPGHPGFNRNPLDLTDEAAAQGRPVAEHIVDELKSGRLRFAVEDPDDPANFPRVLTVWRANLLGSSGKGNEYFLRHLLGTDAAVRSEETPPEHRPKDVVWRDEAPEGKLDLLVTMDFRMTSTGLLSDVVLPAATWYEKDDLSSTDMHPFVHAFTPAIAPPWQARTDYDSFLTIADRFSELAAEHLGTRTDVLAVPLLHDTPDELAQPGGVVRDWKNGECEPIPGRTMPKLVVIERDYAATAQKMRAVGPLLDTLGTTTKGVTVHPNQEIDDLRHRNGTVRDGVAAGRPSLATASHMCEAILALSGTTNGRLATEGFKELERQTGSEGLVELASEREAERITFADTRTQPRSVITSYEWSGSETGGRRYSPFVINTEHKKPWHTLTGRQHFFVQHDWMAELGEQLPVYRPPLNTPRHYGDEHLREDGRAEVTVRYLTPHSKWSIHSNYQDNKYMLDLSRGGPTIWMSSQDAEKIGVKDNEWIEAYNRNGVVAARAVVTHRMPEGTVYMYHAQDRNVNVPKTEVSGKRGGIHNSLTRLLLKPTHLAGGYAQFTYAFNYYGPTGNQRDEVTVIRRRSQQVEY from the coding sequence ATGGAGAACGATCAAAAGGCATGGCGCAAGGCGTCAAGCGCCGGTGAAGGCTGGCCGCTGGCCGCCCGCAGGCTGCTCACCCGCAGCGAGGTGTCGGCCGACGGGCGCGCCGTGTTCGGTGAGGCCGACGGCACGTGGGAAGGCTTCTACCGGGACCGCTGGTCCCACGACAAGGTGGTGCGTTCCACGCACGGCGTGAACTGCACCGGCTCCTGCTCGTGGATGGTGTACGTCAAGGACGGGATCATCACCTGGGAGCACCAGGCCACCGACTACCCGTCGATCGGCGCCGACTGCCCCGAGTACGAGCCGCGCGGCTGCCCCCGCGGCGCGTCGTTCTCCTGGTACACCTACTCGCCCAGCCGGGTCCGCTACCCCTACGTGCGCGGGGCACTGCTGAAGTTGTGGCGCGAGGCCCGCAAACGGCTCGGCGACCCGGTGGCGGCCTGGGCCGAGATCAACTCCGACCCCGCGAAGGCCCGTGCCTACAAGCGGGCGCGCGGCAAAGGCGGCCTGGTGCGCGCCGACTGGGACGAAGTGTCCGAGCTGATCGCCGCCGCCCAGGTCCACACCATCAAGGCGTACGGCCCCGACCGCGTCGCCGGCTTCTCCCCGATCCCGGCCATGTCGATGGCCTCCTTCGCGGCCGGTGCCCGCTTCATGTCGCTGATCGGCGGCACGCTGCTCTCCTTCTACGACTGGTACGCCGACCTGCCGATCGCCTCACCGCAGGTCTTCGGCGACCAGACGGACGTACCGGAGGCCGCGGACTGGTGGAACGCGCGCTATCTGATCATGTGGGGTTCCAACATCCCCGTGACCCGCACGCCCGACGCGCACTTCCTCACCGAGACCCGCTACAACGGCACGAAGGTGGTCGCGGTCAGCCCCGACTACGCCGACAACGTCAAGCACGCCGACGAGTGGCTGGCCCCTCACCCCGGCACGGACGGCGCGCTCGCGATGGCCATGGGGCATGTAATCCTGCGCGAGTTCCTTGTCGACCGCGAAGTGCCCTACTTCCAGGGCTACCTGCGCAAGTTCACCGACGCGCCGTTCCTGGTGACCCTGCGCGAGCACGAGCGCGGTCTCGTCCCGGACGGGTTCCTCACGGCGGACGACCTGGGCCAGGACGAGGAGCACGCCGAGTCCAAGACGGTCGTCCTCGATGGCGTCACCGGCGAACCCGTAGTCCCGAACGGTTCGCTCGGCTTCCGCTGGGCGAAGGAGGAACAGGGCCGCTGGAACCTCGGCCTGGGTGACGTCGTGCCCGAGTTGAGCCTGCTGGAGTCGGCCGAGGACACCGCGACCGTCGCCCTGCCTCGGTTCGACGAGGGGACCACCGAGGGCGGATCGGTGATGCTGCGCGGCGTTCCGGTCCGCCGGATCGGCGGACGCCTCGTCACCACTGTCTTCGACCTGATGCTCGCCCAGTACGGGGTGAAGCGTCCCGGCCTCCCGGGCAGCTGGCCGTCGTCGTACGAGGACGCGTCCGAGCCATACACCCCGGCCTGGCAGGAGACGATCACGTCGGTGCCGGCCGAGCAGGCGGCCCGGATCGCCCGCGAGTTCGCCCGCAGTGCCGAGCGCACCAACGGCCGTTCCATGATCGCGATGGGGGCGGGCACCAACCACTGGTTCCACTCGGACACCATCTACCGCGCCTTCCTGGCGCTGACCACGCTGACCGGCTGTCAGGGCGTCAACGGCGGCGGCTGGGCCCACTACGTCGGCCAGGAGAAGGTCCGCCCGGTCACCGGGCAGCAGCACCTGTCGTTCGCCTTCGACTGGCAGCGGCCCACCCGCCACATGGCCGGAACCTCCTACTGGTACCTCAACACCGACCAGTGGCGCTACGAGGCGTTCGGACCCGACGAACTGGCCTCCCCACTGGGGGAAGGGCGGTTCAAGGGCAAGGGGTTCGCCGACTGCCTGGCACAGGCCGTACGCCTGGGCTGGACACCCGGTCATCCCGGCTTCAACCGCAACCCGCTCGACCTGACAGACGAGGCGGCCGCCCAAGGTCGTCCGGTCGCCGAGCACATCGTCGACGAGCTGAAGTCGGGGCGCCTGCGGTTCGCCGTCGAGGACCCCGACGACCCGGCCAACTTCCCGCGGGTGCTGACCGTGTGGCGGGCGAACCTGCTGGGCTCGTCCGGCAAGGGCAACGAGTACTTCCTGCGCCATCTGCTGGGCACGGACGCGGCGGTCCGCTCCGAGGAGACCCCGCCCGAGCACCGGCCGAAGGACGTGGTGTGGCGAGACGAGGCGCCCGAGGGCAAGCTCGACCTGCTGGTCACGATGGACTTCCGGATGACCTCCACCGGGCTGCTCTCCGACGTGGTCCTGCCGGCGGCGACCTGGTACGAGAAGGACGATCTGTCCAGCACGGACATGCACCCCTTCGTGCACGCCTTCACCCCGGCCATCGCCCCGCCCTGGCAGGCCCGCACCGACTACGACAGCTTCCTCACGATTGCCGACAGGTTCAGCGAGCTGGCGGCCGAGCATCTGGGGACGCGTACCGACGTCCTGGCGGTGCCGCTGCTGCACGACACCCCCGACGAGCTCGCCCAGCCGGGCGGCGTTGTGCGGGACTGGAAGAACGGGGAGTGCGAGCCGATCCCGGGCCGCACCATGCCCAAGCTCGTCGTCATCGAGCGGGACTACGCCGCGACCGCGCAGAAGATGCGCGCTGTCGGCCCGCTGCTGGACACTCTGGGCACCACCACCAAGGGCGTCACCGTCCACCCGAACCAGGAGATCGACGACCTCCGGCACCGCAACGGCACCGTCAGGGACGGAGTCGCCGCCGGACGGCCCTCCCTCGCCACCGCGTCCCACATGTGCGAAGCGATCCTCGCCCTGTCCGGCACCACCAACGGCCGTCTGGCCACCGAGGGCTTCAAGGAGCTCGAGCGGCAGACCGGCAGCGAGGGATTGGTGGAACTCGCCTCCGAACGCGAGGCAGAACGGATCACCTTCGCCGACACCCGCACCCAGCCCCGCTCCGTGATCACGTCCTACGAGTGGTCCGGCTCGGAGACCGGAGGCCGCCGCTACTCCCCGTTCGTCATCAACACCGAGCACAAGAAGCCCTGGCACACCCTCACTGGCCGCCAGCACTTCTTCGTCCAGCACGACTGGATGGCCGAGCTGGGCGAACAACTGCCCGTCTACCGGCCCCCGTTGAACACGCCCCGGCACTACGGCGACGAGCATCTGCGCGAGGACGGCCGGGCGGAAGTGACGGTCCGCTACCTGACCCCGCACTCGAAATGGTCCATCCACTCGAACTACCAGGACAACAAGTACATGCTCGATCTGTCCCGGGGCGGACCCACGATCTGGATGTCGTCGCAGGACGCCGAGAAGATCGGCGTGAAGGACAACGAGTGGATCGAGGCGTACAACCGCAACGGCGTCGTCGCCGCCCGGGCCGTGGTCACGCACCGCATGCCGGAGGGCACCGTGTACATGTACCACGCCCAGGACCGCAACGTGAACGTGCCGAAGACCGAGGTCAGCGGGAAGCGCGGCGGCATCCACAACTCCCTCACGCGGCTGTTGCTCAAGCCCACCCATCTCGCGGGTGGCTATGCGCAATTCACGTACGCCTTCAACTACTACGGCCCGACCGGCAACCAGCGCGACGAGGTCACCGTCATCCGCCGCCGCAGCCAGCAAGTGGAGTACTGA
- the narH gene encoding nitrate reductase subunit beta: protein MRVMAQIAMVMNLDKCIGCHTCSVTCKQTWTNRTGVEYAWFNNVETKPGVGYPRRYEDQEHWKGGWMLDKRGRLVLRSGGRIKRLLSLFSNPDLPAIEDYYEPVTYDYDNLVNAPAGPDMPVARPRSVLTGKPTAITWGANWEDGLGGAPENAAGDPNLSGEWAEKVKFEFEQTFLFHLPRLCEHCLNPACVSACPSGAMYKRVEDGIVLVDQDRCRGWRMCVTACPYKKVYVNHATGKAEKCTFCFPRVEAGQPTVCSETCVGRLRYLGLLLYDADRVGEAAATPDDHDLLDAQRGVFLDPHDPEVRAAARESGIPEDWLDAARRSPVHDLVMRYKVALPLHPEYRTMPMVWYVPPLSPVLDAVDAAGGNQDDPDHVFAAVTRLRIPLEYLAELFTAGDTDVVAGVLMKLTALRSYMRERTLGEAGDETALKAVGLTARQAEDLHRLLAVAKYADRYVVPAAHKEDAAALTAMENRCPVESSGDPQPADGRRVMLGIPTLRRRTPKAPTGGHL from the coding sequence ATGCGCGTCATGGCACAGATCGCGATGGTGATGAACCTCGACAAGTGCATCGGCTGCCACACCTGCTCCGTCACCTGCAAGCAGACGTGGACCAACCGCACGGGTGTCGAGTACGCCTGGTTCAACAACGTCGAGACCAAGCCCGGTGTCGGCTACCCGCGCCGCTACGAGGACCAGGAGCACTGGAAGGGCGGCTGGATGCTCGACAAGCGCGGGCGTCTCGTCCTGCGCTCCGGGGGCCGGATCAAGCGGCTGCTGTCGCTGTTCTCCAACCCCGACCTGCCGGCCATCGAGGACTACTACGAGCCGGTCACCTACGACTACGACAACCTGGTCAACGCCCCGGCCGGTCCGGACATGCCCGTCGCCCGGCCTCGCTCGGTCCTCACCGGCAAGCCCACCGCCATCACCTGGGGGGCCAACTGGGAGGACGGCCTGGGCGGCGCACCCGAGAACGCCGCCGGCGACCCCAACCTCAGCGGGGAATGGGCGGAGAAGGTGAAGTTCGAGTTCGAGCAGACCTTCCTCTTCCACCTGCCCCGCCTGTGCGAGCACTGCCTCAACCCGGCCTGCGTCTCCGCCTGCCCGTCGGGCGCGATGTACAAGCGGGTCGAGGACGGCATCGTTCTCGTCGACCAGGACCGGTGCCGGGGCTGGCGCATGTGCGTAACCGCGTGCCCGTACAAGAAGGTGTACGTCAACCACGCCACCGGCAAAGCCGAGAAGTGCACCTTCTGCTTCCCCCGCGTCGAGGCCGGCCAGCCCACCGTCTGTTCCGAGACCTGCGTCGGCCGCCTGCGCTACCTCGGCCTGCTGCTCTACGACGCCGACCGGGTCGGCGAGGCCGCGGCCACCCCGGACGACCACGACCTGCTGGACGCTCAGCGCGGGGTGTTCCTCGACCCGCACGACCCCGAAGTCCGCGCGGCAGCACGCGAGTCGGGTATCCCCGAGGACTGGCTGGACGCCGCCCGCCGATCCCCGGTCCACGACCTGGTGATGCGGTACAAGGTGGCCCTGCCGCTGCACCCGGAGTACCGGACCATGCCGATGGTCTGGTACGTGCCCCCGCTCTCCCCCGTCCTGGACGCCGTCGACGCGGCGGGCGGCAACCAGGACGACCCCGACCACGTCTTCGCCGCCGTCACCCGCCTGCGCATCCCACTGGAGTACCTGGCGGAACTGTTCACCGCCGGAGACACCGACGTCGTCGCCGGCGTCCTGATGAAGCTCACCGCCCTGCGCTCATACATGCGCGAACGCACCCTCGGCGAGGCCGGCGACGAGACGGCGCTGAAGGCGGTCGGGCTCACCGCCCGGCAGGCGGAGGACCTGCACCGGCTCCTCGCCGTCGCCAAGTATGCCGACCGCTATGTCGTCCCGGCCGCGCACAAGGAGGACGCCGCCGCGCTGACCGCGATGGAGAACCGCTGCCCGGTCGAGTCCTCCGGCGACCCGCAGCCCGCCGACGGCCGCCGCGTGATGCTCGGCATCCCCACCCTGCGCCGCCGTACGCCAAAAGCCCCCACCGGAGGCCACCTGTGA
- the narJ gene encoding nitrate reductase molybdenum cofactor assembly chaperone, whose amino-acid sequence MSPLPATIPALVRTRVRAAVRRAARLTPEETTGRALILRLVSLLLQYPDSELTAARTELTTVVEALPATPAAEHLARFTTWFAAQTPDALERHYVEMFDLRRKSSLYLTYYLHGDTRRRGMALLTLNQRYRAAGWDTGGGELPDHLPVVLEFAALVGPGGGEAPLRQHRRGLELIHQALTDADSPYRHVLGALLTLLPPPTEADRAAVAQLVAEGPANEEVGLDPYGTYGDGEFAPPGTFVPPAPAPSTCVPPAPTSRTEGPR is encoded by the coding sequence GTGAGTCCGCTGCCCGCAACCATTCCCGCCCTCGTCCGCACCCGCGTCCGGGCAGCCGTACGCCGCGCGGCCCGGCTCACACCTGAGGAGACGACCGGCCGAGCCCTGATACTGCGGCTCGTGTCGTTGCTCCTGCAGTACCCCGACTCCGAACTAACCGCGGCACGCACGGAGTTGACAACCGTAGTGGAGGCCCTTCCGGCCACGCCCGCGGCGGAACACCTGGCCCGGTTCACCACATGGTTCGCCGCACAAACTCCCGACGCGCTGGAGCGCCACTACGTCGAGATGTTCGACCTACGCCGCAAGAGCAGCCTCTACCTCACCTACTACCTGCACGGCGACACCCGCCGCCGGGGCATGGCCCTGCTCACCCTCAACCAGCGGTACAGGGCCGCGGGCTGGGACACCGGCGGCGGCGAACTGCCCGACCACCTGCCGGTCGTGCTCGAGTTCGCCGCCCTCGTAGGCCCGGGTGGTGGCGAGGCACCACTGCGCCAGCACCGACGCGGGCTGGAGCTGATCCACCAGGCACTGACCGACGCCGACTCCCCGTACCGGCACGTCCTGGGCGCGCTGCTCACCCTGCTGCCGCCGCCCACCGAGGCCGACCGCGCGGCGGTGGCCCAGCTCGTCGCCGAGGGCCCGGCGAACGAGGAGGTCGGCCTCGACCCCTACGGGACGTACGGAGACGGCGAGTTCGCCCCTCCGGGCACCTTCGTGCCGCCGGCGCCCGCCCCGTCGACTTGCGTGCCACCCGCTCCGACCAGCCGTACGGAAGGCCCCCGATGA
- the narI gene encoding respiratory nitrate reductase subunit gamma, translated as MSAVPAPPAAASTSGANLLLWVAVPYICLAVFVVGHVWRYRQDQFGWTSRTSQLLEHRWLRWGSPLFHLGAFMVIAGHVVGLAVPDTWTEAVGITEHAYHTTAVWAGSVAGVAMVTGLGMLCARRLLTRSIRLGTDRSDKLLFPLLSATVLLGISATAAHNVFGAGYDYRSTVSVWFRGLFVLQPQPEAIAGAPLLFQLHALTACLLFAAWPFTRLVHVWSAPIGYLARPYLVYRRRATPASAPTAAGRPRSASGSRRAA; from the coding sequence ATGAGCGCCGTCCCCGCCCCTCCGGCCGCCGCTTCCACCAGCGGCGCAAATCTTCTCCTGTGGGTCGCCGTCCCCTACATCTGCCTTGCGGTGTTCGTCGTCGGGCACGTCTGGCGCTACCGCCAGGACCAGTTCGGCTGGACCTCGCGCACCAGCCAGCTCCTCGAACACCGCTGGCTGCGCTGGGGCAGCCCGCTGTTCCACCTGGGCGCCTTCATGGTGATCGCCGGGCATGTCGTGGGCCTCGCCGTTCCTGATACCTGGACCGAGGCCGTGGGCATCACCGAGCACGCTTACCACACCACGGCCGTCTGGGCGGGGTCCGTGGCGGGCGTCGCCATGGTCACCGGACTCGGCATGCTGTGCGCTCGTCGGCTGCTGACACGATCAATCCGGCTGGGCACCGACCGCAGCGACAAACTGCTCTTCCCGCTGCTGTCCGCCACCGTCCTGCTGGGCATAAGCGCCACAGCCGCGCACAACGTGTTCGGCGCCGGCTACGACTACCGCTCCACCGTCTCCGTATGGTTCCGCGGCCTGTTCGTCCTCCAGCCGCAACCGGAAGCCATCGCCGGCGCCCCACTGCTGTTCCAGTTGCACGCCCTGACCGCCTGCCTGCTCTTCGCCGCCTGGCCGTTCACCCGCCTCGTCCACGTATGGAGCGCCCCCATCGGATATCTCGCCCGGCCCTACCTGGTCTACCGAAGGCGGGCCACACCGGCGTCGGCCCCGACAGCCGCGGGCCGGCCCCGGTCAGCCTCCGGCTCCCGGCGAGCCGCATAA
- a CDS encoding 2-hydroxyacid dehydrogenase, which translates to MEIIAYGVLADEEPLLHDAFAREFGDRHELRCLRLFLNRDTAPTAAGHEVVLSSVNDTLDANVLHALAKGGTRMIAQRSTGYNNIDLTAAEALGVSVARVSFYSPYSVAEFAWALALAVDRRIVRAAHRTREFDFRLDGLMGRDLRGRTAGVVGTGKIGAAFARIAHGFGMRLLGWDVAENPDCLALGMKYVERERLFAEADLVSLHVPLLEDTHHLVDARMFALMKDDAILVNSSRGGLVDTDALLETLRAGRLSGVGLDVYEEEAGVFFLDKSLEVMTDERLARLMTFNNVLVTSHQAYFTRDAVGQIAETTAANVMNYFAGRTSDSTLVRPSAA; encoded by the coding sequence ATGGAGATCATCGCGTACGGCGTCCTCGCGGACGAGGAGCCCCTGCTGCACGACGCATTCGCCCGCGAGTTCGGCGACCGCCATGAACTGCGCTGTCTGCGGCTGTTCCTGAACCGGGACACCGCGCCGACCGCGGCCGGCCACGAGGTGGTGCTCAGCAGCGTCAACGACACCCTGGACGCGAACGTGCTGCACGCGTTGGCCAAGGGCGGCACGAGGATGATCGCTCAGCGGTCCACCGGCTACAACAACATCGACCTGACAGCGGCCGAGGCACTGGGGGTGAGCGTGGCGCGGGTGTCGTTCTACTCGCCGTACTCGGTCGCCGAGTTCGCCTGGGCGCTGGCGCTCGCCGTGGACCGCCGGATCGTGCGGGCCGCGCACCGGACCCGGGAGTTCGACTTCCGGCTCGACGGGCTGATGGGCCGGGACCTGCGCGGCCGGACCGCGGGGGTGGTGGGCACCGGGAAGATCGGGGCCGCGTTCGCGCGGATCGCCCACGGCTTCGGGATGCGGCTGCTGGGCTGGGACGTGGCCGAGAACCCCGACTGTCTGGCCCTGGGAATGAAGTACGTCGAACGGGAGCGGCTGTTTGCCGAGGCGGACCTGGTCAGCCTGCATGTGCCGCTGCTGGAAGACACCCACCACCTCGTTGACGCCCGCATGTTCGCGCTGATGAAGGACGACGCAATCCTGGTCAACTCCAGCCGTGGCGGCCTGGTGGACACCGACGCTCTGCTGGAAACCCTGCGCGCGGGGCGGCTGAGCGGGGTCGGCCTGGACGTGTACGAGGAGGAGGCCGGGGTGTTCTTCCTCGACAAGTCGCTCGAGGTGATGACCGACGAACGCCTCGCGAGGCTGATGACCTTCAACAACGTCCTGGTCACTTCCCATCAGGCGTACTTCACCCGGGACGCTGTGGGCCAGATCGCCGAGACGACCGCGGCCAACGTCATGAACTACTTCGCCGGCCGCACCAGCGACAGCACCCTCGTCCGGCCGTCTGCCGCGTGA
- a CDS encoding response regulator transcription factor, whose amino-acid sequence MADSERPGPDNPIRVFLLDDHEVVRRGVHDLLNDEPDITVVGEAGTVEQALVRVPALRPQVAVLDVRLPDGDGVSVCRELRSRMPELACLMLTSFDDEEALLDSIMAGASGYVLKQIQGSDLVSAVRTVAAGQSLLDPSATTRLMARLRQDQQPEEKPDALPGLTDRERKILALIGEGLTNRQIGQRLYLAEKTVKNHVSRLLAKLGVERRIQAAVIATQAQDRLEQDGR is encoded by the coding sequence ATGGCGGACAGCGAGCGACCCGGACCCGACAACCCGATCCGGGTCTTCCTGCTGGACGACCACGAGGTGGTACGACGCGGGGTGCATGACCTGCTGAACGACGAGCCGGACATCACCGTGGTCGGGGAGGCCGGCACGGTGGAACAGGCCCTCGTTCGGGTTCCGGCGCTGCGCCCGCAGGTGGCGGTGCTCGATGTCCGCCTGCCCGACGGCGACGGAGTGAGCGTGTGCCGCGAGCTCCGCTCGCGCATGCCGGAGCTGGCTTGCCTGATGCTGACCTCGTTCGACGACGAGGAGGCCCTGCTCGACTCGATCATGGCTGGTGCGTCCGGCTACGTGCTGAAGCAGATCCAGGGCTCCGACCTGGTCTCGGCCGTACGCACCGTGGCCGCGGGCCAGTCCCTGCTCGACCCGAGTGCCACTACCCGGCTGATGGCCCGGCTGCGCCAGGACCAGCAACCCGAGGAGAAGCCGGACGCCCTGCCCGGGCTCACCGACCGGGAGCGGAAGATCCTGGCTCTGATCGGCGAGGGCCTGACCAACCGACAGATCGGCCAGCGGCTGTACCTGGCCGAGAAGACGGTCAAGAACCACGTCTCCCGGCTGCTGGCCAAGCTCGGTGTGGAGCGGCGCATCCAGGCCGCCGTGATCGCCACCCAGGCCCAGGACCGCCTCGAGCAAGACGGCCGCTAA